The Thermasporomyces composti region CCACTATGCCGAACCGTCAGCGGCCGAGCCGCATGCCCATCCATCGCTACACCGCGTTCCCCACCGTCGATCTGCCTGACCGCACTTGGCCCAACAAGAAGATCACCAAGGCGCCGCGCTGGCTGTCCACCGACCTCCGCGACGGCAACCAGGCGCTGATCGACCCGATGAGCCCGGCCCGCAAGCGGCGGATGTTCGACCTGCTCGTCCGCATGGGCTACAAGGAGATCGAGGTCGGCTTCCCCTCGGCCAGCCAGGCAGACTACGACTTCGTCCGGCAGATCATCGAAGAGGACGTCATCCCCGAGGACGTCACGATCTCGGTCCTCACCCAGGCGCGCGAAGAGCTGATCGAGCGGACCGTGGAGTCCCTGGTGGGCGCCCAGCGGGCCACCATCCACCTCTACAACGCCACGGCCCCGCTGTTCCGGCGGGTCGTCTTCGGCGTCGACCGCGAGGAGTGCAAGCAGATCGCGGTCCGCGGCACCGAGTGGGTGATGAAGTACGCCGAGCAACGACTCGAGGGCACCGACGTCGGCTACGAGTACAGCCCGGAGATCTTCATCGACACCGAGCTGGACTTCGCGCTCGAGGTCTGCGAGGCGGTCATGGACGTCTGGGAGCCCGGGCCCGACCGCGAGATCATCCTCAACCTGCCGTCGACGATCGAGCGGTCCACGCCGAACGTCTACGCCGACCAGATCGAGTGGATGAGCCGCAACCTCTCCCGGCGGGAGTACATCTGCCTCTCGGTCCACCCGCACAACGACCGTGGGACGGCCGTCGCCTCCGCTGAGCTGGCGATCATGGCGGGCGCGGACCGGGTCGAGGGCTGTCTGTTCGGCAACGGAGAGCGCACCGGCAACGTCTGCCTCGTCACCCTGGGCATGAACCTGTTCTCCCAGGGGATCGATCCGCAGATCGACTTCTCCGACATCGACGAGATCCGCCGGACCGTCGAGTACTGCAACCAGCTGCCGGTGCACCCGCGCCATCCCTACGCGGGTGACCTCGTCTACACGGCGTTCTCCGGCTCGCACCAGGACGCGATCAAGAAGGGCTTCGAGGCACTCGAGCGCGAGGCGGCGGAAGCCGGTGTCCCCGTCGACCAGTACCGCTGGAACGTGCCGTACCTGCCGATCGACCCCAAGGACGTCGGTCGGACGTACGAGGCGGTGATCCGGGTCAACTCCCAGTCCGGCAAGGGCGGCGTCGCGTACGTCATGAAGACCGAGCACCACCTCGACCTGCCACGCCGTCTGCAGATCGAGTTCAGCCGGGTCGTCCAAGCGCACACCGACGCGGAGGGCGGCGAGGTCCCGGCGGCGGAGATCTGGCGGCTCTTCGAGCGGGAGTACCTTGCCGCCGGTGCGCTCGCGCTGGACTCGGTCCGGACGTCGGAGACCCAGGGCGACCATGACGCGCTCACCGTCACGATCGAGATCGACGGAGCGCGTCGCACCCTCTCCGGGACTGGCAACGGTCCGATCGCGGCGTTCGTCGACGCCCTGAGACAAGTGGGGATCGACGTCCGCGTGCTCGACTACAGCGAGCACGCCCTTGGAGCGGGCGGGGACGCCACCGCTGCGGCGTACGTGGAGTGCGGCTTCGGGTCGACGGTCCGGTGGGGCGTCGGCATGGACTCCAACATCGTGAGCGCCTCCCTGAAGGCCGTGGTGTCCGCCATCAACCGGGCCCACCGTGCCGGCGTGCTCGACTTGCCGACGCTGTGACCTGAACCCGTCACCCCGCCGGCGCTGGCCGGTCCGGTAGGCAACCGCCGGCGGCGTTCGGATCGGTCAGCCCGGCGGGGTGAGCGAGGTCCAGGACGCCAGCACGTCCCGCACCTCCCCTGTGGCGCGCTCGAGCGCCTCGGCGTGCGCGCGCTCCAGGACATCGGCCACGACGACGCGCTGCCGCGACCGTGAGGACTCGATGGCCGCGTGGACCATCGCCAGGCTCAGCACGTTGTCCGCGGCCTCGCCCATCGGCGTGCTCCCGGTCCGCACCGCGTGGACAAACTCCCGCAGCGACCCGGCGATGCCTGGGTGAACCGTCTCCTCGGCGTCGTCCGTTTCCTCACCCGCGTCAGCGCCCTCGGCGACCTCGAGGGTGGGAGGGCTGTCGCCGTCCCACACCGCGCTGCCGTACTCGCCGCTGGCCCGCCACGCGGCGTTCCACGAGGTCTCCAGTCCTGGGCTGCACCAGCTGCCGGTGTAGACGTAGCGCGACCCATCGGCCATCTCGAAGATCGCGGTGCTCGCGGCGTCGCCGGCGTACCAGCTCCAGGCCGGGTTGTGCTCGTCGCAGTAGACGGCGACCGGATCGACCCCGAGCAGGTACCGCGCGCTGTCGAAGCTGTGAATCGCCATGTCGAGCACGAGGGGATGCGCCATGGCGTCACGGAACCCGCCGAACCGCGGTGCCTTGAAGAACTGGGTGGTGAGGATGCCGATTCGGCCGAGCCGACGCAGCAGCCGCCGGAACGCCACGAGGTTGGCGTCGTAGCGTCGGCTCTGGCTCACCATGAACAGCCGCCCATACGCCTGTGACGCCGCGACCAGCTCGAGTGCCTCGGCGAGACTCGCGGCGAGCGGCTTCTCGCCGAGGACGGGCAGGCCCCGGCGCAGCGCCTGCATCGTCACCGTGTGGTGGGCTTCGGGAACCGTCACATCGAGGACGACGTCGGCGGCGACGTGGTCGATGAGCTCCTCCAGGGTGCGGGCGGTCGGAACGTCAGGCGCACCCGTCTCGTCAAGTGCGGCTTTCGCTCGAGCGACATCCAGGTCGGCGAGGCCGACCAGCTCCACGCGATCGTGGGAAAGCAGTGTCCGCAGCCACGTACGCCCCATCCCGCCGGCACCGACCTGGAGCACGCGAAGAGGCAGGTTCGTATTGACGAGCGAATCCGAGCTGGGCGTCACAGCGTGTCCTCCCGTCCGTTCACCGCGAGGACCGTAGTGAGCGACGCTCTCGACTGTCCACCTCGGCTCGTCGGAGGGGCCGCACCTGGTCACGCTCGGGTCAGCTCGGCGGCGGTGCGATGCTGCGCCCGCCGATCCAGCGCGCCGGGATGAGGCGGCTCGTGGGGGTCTCACCCTCGATCCTGGCGAGCGCGAACTCCACCACCGTGGTGGTCATGTCGGCGATCGGAAGTTCGGATCGGGCGAGCGGCACCTGGTCGACCAGGTCGGGGGTAGCGCCGATCACGGCGAGGGACACGTCGCGCGGGATCACGTACCCGTGCTCCCGCAGGATCCCCGGCAGGGCGGGAACGGCGTGGTGGATGACGACCGCCGTCGGTGTCGGCTCGCTCGCCAGGAGCGCGAGGAGCCGACGGGCCAGAGTCCGGCGCGAGGGGGACGACCGCATGACCGCGAGCCTGACTCCAGCCTCTCGGGCGGTCGCACGAGCACCGGCCACGGCGCGCGGGGCGTAGTTGAGGCCGGCGCGGAACTCGGCGTCGGTCGAGCTGACGAAGATGATCGAGCGGTGGCCGGCGCGGACCAGCTCCCGCACGGCGCGGGCGGCCGCTCCTTCGAAGTCGTAGTCGCACCACGGCAGGCCGCGCGGGTCGGCCGGGCGGCCCAGGACGGCCCCGGCGAACCCGAGGTCGTCGAGGGCGTCGACCCGCTGGTCGTGGGTCAGCACGGCCATGAGCACCGCGCCGTCGGCGAGTCGGCTACCGGCGATCCGACGCAGGTCACGGACGCTGTCGTCGCCGGTCAGCAGGAGGACGTCGTGGTCGTGGGCACGAGCGGCGGCGTTGATGTGGTAGACGAAGCGCCAGCCGATCTCGTGGTAGCTCTCCGCCTCGCGGGGGATCGAGAGGGCCAGGATCCTGGTTCGCGCGCCGCGCAGGGCGCGAGCACCGGCGTGGGGTCGGTAGTCGAGCTCCTCGATGGCCCGCTCGACAGCGCGACGGGTCGCCGCGGAGATCGGTCGCCGATTCGTCAGGACGTACGACACCGTGCTGGGGGAGACGCCCGCGCGTCGGGCGACGTCAGCGATGGTGGTCACGAGAGGTCGTTCCTTTCACGCCGCGGACCGCCGACGGTGTCTCGGGGTTGTCGTGACCTGGCGAGGCGAGACCGACCACAGCGTACGCGGCGGTCGTGTTCGAGATCCCGGACACCTCCGTTGACGTCCGGGGACGGCCAGCGCTCGTCGTCCGCCGATCTTGACACCGTCCGAGCACGCCCGACTACCGTGTCCCGCATTCGTTGAATCGAATCGAATCGACGGATGCCGGTGTCCTGGTGACGTGTTCCGGTGCCCCTGACTCCTGTTCCACGCTCGACTGACCGGGGTGCCGACCCAACCACGCCCGAAGGCGAAAGGTCCCGGAACCATGGCAGCTCAGGTTGAGGTCACCCGACGCTCCTTCCTCCGCGCCACTGCGTTCGCCGTCGGCAGTGCCACGCTCGCCGCGGCGTGCAGCGGGAGCAGCGACCGATCGAGCACGAAGCCGCGTTCGAAAGCAACAGCGAGCGCTCGGAAAGGCTCAGAACCGCGGCCGCTTTCCGCGCCTGCCACGTTCCGGGAAGCGCCGATGCTCGCCGCGCAGGTCAAGGACGGAAAGCTGCCTCCAGTCGAGGAACGGCTGCCCGTGAACCCTTACGTCGTCCCGCACCGATGGCTGACGCCCGGAACGTACGGCGGACACCTTCGGCTGGTCTGCGGCGCCACCAACGACTACTCCATCAAGGAGTACATGTACGGCCATTCGCCGTTGCGCTGGCTGAACGAAGGACTCGACCTGGGCCCGGGTCTGGTGGAGAGCTGGGAGGCCAACGACGACGCGTCGGAGTGGACGCTGCATTTCCGCAAAGGCCTGAAGTGGTCCGACGGCCACCCGTGGAGCACCGAGGACATCCTGTTCTGGTGGGAGGACATGGTCCTCAACGAGGAGTTCGGTGAGGGCATCCCCGATGAGGCTCGCTCCAGCAAAGGTACGGTGGTCAGCCTCTCCGCCCCTGACGAGACGACACTCGTGCTGAGCTACGACGCGCCGAGCCCGATGGTGGCGGAGATGATCGCCAACTGGGTCAACCGAGGTGTCGGCGCCTCGTGGATGGAGCCCAAGCACTATCTCGCGCAGTTCCATCCCAGGTACAACCCGAGCATCCGCGGTGACTGGACGGCCAACTTCGACCGCATGCGCAACCCCATCCTCAACCCCGAGGTGCCCACCATGACCGGGTGGCGGCTGGTCTCCTACGAGGAGGGGAGCTACTCCAGGTTCGAACGCAATCCGTACTACTGGGTGGTCGACCGAGACGGCAACCAGCTTCCCTACATCGACAGCCTGACCTTCCGGGTGGTCGACAATGTCGAGACCAGGAAGCTACAGATCCAGAACGGTCAGTTCGACTTCGTCCACGGTGCTTTCGCCGGCATCACGCTGGCCGACGTCTCCGGCCTTCGCGCCACCCAGTCTCGGCACCAGATGGACATCATCTTGTGGGACAGCGGATCAGGCACCGGGTCGGTGTTCTTCTTCAGCCAGGACTACGAGGACCCGGCCATGCGGGAGCTCATCCGGATGCCGAAGTTCCGGCAGGCGCTGTCCCTCGCCTACGACCGAGCCGAGGTTCGACGCTCGATCTACTTCGACACCGGGGACCTCACCACAGGCGGCTACGGACCGAAGACCCGAGAGTTCAACCGTGGTGATGGCCGGCGGATGTACGAGCAGTGGCGGAAGTCGTGGCTCGACTACGACCCAGATCGGGCGCGCGCCATGCTCGACGAGATCGGATGTGTCGACCGGGACGGCGACGGCTTTCGGGAGAAGCCGGATGGCAGCAGGCTCGTCGTTCGGTTGGACTATCCGGCGGACCTTGACCCCAGTGGCGAGCACATGCGCAAGAACCAGGTGCTCAAGAAGAGCTGGGAGGCCGTGGGCATCAAGACCGAGCTGAACCCGGTCGCTCCCACCGCGTTCGCCGACCTGTGGGCGCAGGGCAAGCTCATGTCGACGACGGCGTGGGAGGTCAGCACGATGAGCGTCGCCGCAGACCTCCTGTGGATGATGCCGATGGAGCCCACCCGATGGGCGCCGCTCCAAGGCCAGTACTACGCGCTGCGCGGAACGCCGCACGAGCATCGGCAGAAGGACGTCGACCCGTACAAGCGCACGCCTCCCCGCATGGAACCTGACCCAGATGGGCCCGTGGACCGGCTCTGGAAGCTCGCCGAACGCGTGCGGGTCGAGGCGGATCCGGTCGTACGGGACAAGCTCGTCTGGGACATGGTGAAGATCCACATCGAGGAAGGGCCGTTCTTCCTCGGGGCTGTCGCGAACTATCCGCAGGTCGAGCTCGTCAAGCAGGGCCTGCGGAACGTTCCGACTCGCGAGGAGACCGCACTCGGCGGCTTTGTCAACGACTGGCACTACCCCATGCCAGCCGCCTACGACCCGGAGGCGTGGTACTGGGACGACCCCGACAGCCACACCGAATGACGACGCCGTGAACCATTTCCGTGCGGCCCAGGGCACCTAGCGCGTGTCGCCGGAGCCCTGACGTCCGTCGCCACTGCTCGCGGTGGGACCGGAGGGCAGTACGGCGGCACATGCCGTCGCGACCCGGCGGAATCCGAGTCGCTCGTAGATTCGTGCGGCGTCCGCCGATCCGGCGGAGAGGAACACCAGCGCCACACCGTGGCGCAGCGCGTCGGCGGACAGGGCCGCTGTGATCGCACTCCCGATGCCGCGCTCTCGCCGTGACGGGATGGTCGCGATTCCCATCAGCTCAGCGACGCCGTCACACGGCTGGTAGCTTCCGCCGGCGACCGGTCCCGACGCGTCCTCCGCGACCGCCCACCGCTGATGACCGGCCCGGATGTGCTCCCGAATCAGGGCGAGACGTCCCGGCGGGAGGTTGCGCGCGAGCTCGTCGCGTCTGGATAGGTCGTCTCCCTCACCTGGCGAGAACCCGATGTCGACGGCGGCCACCGCGGCGGCGAGGGCGTCATCCTCGGCCTCCATGAAGCGGACGCGTACCCCGGGCGGCGGCTCGGCGGGTACGAGCTCGTCGAGAACGAGCAGGGGATAGCGCTCCACACTCAGGCCGGCCTCGGTCATCACCTCGACCAAGCTCGGTGCCGCTTCGTGGGTCCACTCGAACCGCACGGGTTGGCGAAGCTCCTCCAGCCGACGGCGGACCGCCGTGACGTCTAAGACATCGAACGAGTCGGTGTGGCCCAGGCGTGGGCGCGCGTAGAGTGGCCACGGCATCCGGGAGACGAACAAGGTGAACGGTCCGTGATCTTCGACGTCGGCCTGGGTGCGCGGCATCGTGTCGTAGTAGGTCTCCAGCCGACACACCAGGTCTGACGTCCCCCGTGTCGCGTTTTCGTGCACGGGCGGATTCTGAACGAGGCGGTGGATTCTCGTCCAGCGAGTTCAGCGCACGTCGACGAGTGCACGTCGTGCGCACCATCGACTCGGCACATCGCCTTGGCCCAGCGCGTGCTGAGGTGAGCACACCTCAGCACCGCGAGGCACGATGTGCCCGGATAGCCCGTCGTGAAGCCCGGCTGTGCCGGGCTCGCACGATCAGGCAGGCGCGCCGTCGTCCGACGGCGACGGGCCGCCAGACTGCGTGCCCAGGAAGAACTGGACGCTGCCCTGAGCGTCGACCTCGGCGTCGAGCACCATCTGGTCGAGCATGCTGGACGCGCTCGGCTCCAGGAAGACACGTGCCCCTTGCTCCTCGACCACCGTGTCACCGGCGGCCGGCTCGGGGGCCACGGCCAGGCTGAGGCTTTGCTGGTCCTCCGGCAGGGCGGTGATCCGCAGACCCGCGCTGCCGGGAAGGTCAGGGCTGTTCGTCAACGACTGGATGACGAGAGCAGCGTTGCTGGTGAGCGCAAGCAAGATGGCTCCTTGACTGAACTGGGAGAACATGGACTTCCGACCCCTCGTCACAGGGGGCGCGGTGACCGCACCATGAGGGGTCACGCCGGCTGCAAGTGGTGAATCACTCCTCGGCGCACTCGAATGCCGGTCTCTCCACCCTTGCCCCTCAGCCCCGCTGAGTCAAACCCACGCGCTGGGCGATGATGGTCAGGTGACAACAGTCGAGCCACCCGAATCGGTCCCGACCCAGCCAGTCCTACCCCGCTGGGGCCTCCGCGATGCGATCGGTTCTTTGCTCGGGTTTGTCCTGCTCACCCTCGGCGTGTCGTGGGGCTTGACGAGCCTGGGGGTCCACCCGGTGACGGCCACGCTCATCGGGACACCCGTCGGGTGGCTGTCCCTGGCAGGGTGGCCGCTTGTGGCCAGCAGACGTCGCGGCAACGGTCCTCGCTCGGACTTCGCGCTGCGGTTTCGGGTCGCGGACGTGGGCTACGGCTTGCTCGGCGCCCTGGTCGCCTTCGCGGCCAGCGCCGTCTACGTCCTCGTCTACCTGCAGGTCACCGGACGGATCCCCACCTCAGCGGTGGGCCTCGCGGCGGGGCACGCGACGGCCGACTGGCAGGTGCTGGGGCTGGCTGGCTTGGCGCTGGCCGCGGCGTTCGTGGAGGAGCTCCACTTCCGCGGCATGTGGTGGTCGGCGCTGCGGCGGCGCGGGCTCGGGCCGTGGGCCACGCTGCTGATCACTTCGGCGTTGTTCATGCTCCTGCACCTGGAGCCGCAGCGGGCGCCGCTGCTGTTCGCCGCGGGCTTGACCGTCGGGTACGTCCGGATGGTCACCCATCGACTGGGCCCGGCGATCGCCACCCACCTCGTGATCAACGGTGTCGCCGCGCTCGCGCTGCTCGGCCTGCTCGAGAGCACCGGCTGAGGTGTGGGGAGCACCGGCTGAGGCGTAGGGAAGAATGACCGTGTGGCTTTGTACGTCGATGAGGCCGTGGTGCTGCGCACCCACAAACTGGGGGAAGCGGACCGGATCATCACGTTGCTGACCCGGCACCACGGTCGGGTGCGGGCGGTCGCCAAGGGCATCCGGCGTACGACGTCCCGGTTCGGTGGGCGGCTCGAGCCCTGCTCCTACGTCGAGGTGCAGCTCGCGGTTGGTCGCTCGCTCGACGTCATCACCCAGGTCGAGACCCGTCGCCCCTACGCGGAGGCGATGTACTCCGACTACCGCCGCTACACCACCGCGGCGGCGATGCTGGAGACGGCGGAGCGCTTGACGGCGGAGGAGCGGGAGCCGGCGACGCAGCAGTTCCTGCTGCTGGTGGCCGCCCTGCGGGCCCTGGCCGAGCGGCGCCACGACCCTGGTCTGATCCTCGACTCCTACCTGCTGCGGTCTCTGGCGGTCGCGGGGTACGCGCCATCGTTCGACGCCTGCGCGCGGTGTGGCGCCCCTGGCCCTCACCGCGCCTTCTCGCCTGCCGCGGGCGGCATGACCTGCGCCACGTGTCGTCCCGCGGGTGCCGCGCTGCCCGCGCCTGAGACGGTGCGCCTGCTCGCCGCGCTCCTGACGGGGGAGTGGGAGGTCGCCGAAGCCAGCGAGGAGAGGCACCGTCGGGAGGCGACCGGGATGGTGTCGGCGTACCTGCAGTGGCACCTGGAGCGGTCGCTGCGCTCGCTTCCCCACGTCGAGCGCGGCTTCACCCCGCCCAACCGCCCGGTTGGATCCTCCACGGAGGGCATGCCGAACCTCGAGCGCGCCATGCCGAGTCTCCAGCGGCCCGTCCACGCTGCTGCACGAGGTGTGAGCGCCGGATGAGCACCCGAAAGGACGGCGACCGGTCGACGCGGCCTCGGCGCGAGTACGTCCCGCCCGACCCGCACCCCTCGGGCGCTCGACCTCCGGACATCCCGAAGGAGCTGGTCCCGCGGCACGTGGCGCTCGTCATGGACGGCAACGGCCGCTGGGCGAAGGCCCGCGGGCTGCCTCGAACCAAGGGACACGAGCGTGGCGAGAGCGCCCTACTGGACACCATCAAGGGCGCGATCGAGATCGGGGTGCAGACCCTGTCGGCGTACGCGTTCTCCACGGAGAACTGGCGGCGTTCCCCTGAGGAGGTCCGCTTCCTCATGGGGTTCAACCGGGATGTGATCCACCGCCGCCGGGACGAGCTGGATGCCATGGGCGTGCGGGTCCGCTGGGCGGGCCGTCGTCCCCGGCTGTGGAAGAGCGTGATCGCGGAGCTGGAGGAGGCGGAGCGGCGTACCCGCCACAATGACGTGATCACGTTGCAGTTCTGCGTCAACTACGGCGGGCGTGCGGAGATCGCTGACGCGGCTCGCGCGATCGCTCGGGACGTCGCCGCGGGACGGCTCAACCCCGACCGGATCGACGAGCGGACCGTGCAGCGTTACCTCTACAACCCGGACCTGCCGGATGTGGACCTGTTCATCCGCTCGTCGGGGGAGCAGCGGACGTCCAACTTCCTGCTGTGGCAGTCGGCGTACGCGGAGATGGTCTTCCTCGACACCCTGTTTCCCGACTTCGACCGGCGCGACCTGTGGCGGGCGATCGAGATCTACGCCACGCGGGAGCGCCGTTTCGGCGCCGCCTGACCACCGAGCTCCGGCGAACCGACCATCGGGAGCTGACGTCAGCGGGTTGACGTCGCTCCGATCACGGTGAGACGGTGACGCTCCACCAGACGGGAGGGAGCGGCCATGGCGCTGGGGGAGAGTCCGGCCGAACGGCACCGGCACATCGCTGGGACCTTCACCGACCGTGTCCTGGGTGTGCGGTCCTGGGACGCGCCGTCGCCGGTGGCCGGCTGGGTCGCCCGGGACGTTGTGCGGCACCTGATCGACTGGACGACCGACTTCGTCGCCTCCGGCTCTGGGATCGAGCTGCCTCGCGGACCTTCGGTCGATGACGATCCAGTGACCGCCTGGCGCGTCCATTCCGACGGGGTGCAGGCGCTCCTGGACGACCCCGCCGCGACGCAGCGCGAGCTCAGTCACCCGAGAATCGGTCGGCTAGCCCTGGAGTCGGCGATCGACCGGTTCTACACCACCGACGTGTTCATGCACACGTGGGATCTCGCCAGGGCGACCGGTCAGGACGACCGACTGGATCCTGACTTCTGTGCCGAGCTCCTCGCTGAGCTTGAAGGGCTGGACGAGCGGATCCTGCGGAACCCCGAGGTGTTCGGCCCCCGGGTCGGGGTTCCCGTCAACGCGGACGTCCAGACCAGGCTGATCGGTTTCATCGGCCGGGACCCGTCCTGGCGACCGTCCTGATGCCGATGCACGCGGAGTCGTGAGCCCGGTGCACGTGCGGCTCCACGCCGTGAGGGCGTCGAGCCGGCGCACGTGTCGGGTGGTCTAGGCGGGAGCGCTCACCGGGTCTCACCGGCCGCCTTGCCGCGAGCGCCTCGCGCGCAGTCGGGGCACGTCCCGAACACCTCGACGGTATGGGTGACGTCGACGAACCCAGCCTCCCCGGCCACACGCTCCGCCCAGCGCTCGACGGCCGGGCCTTGCACCTCCACCGTGTGGCCGCAGTACCGACAGACCACGTGGTGGTGATGGCGGGAGGTAGCGCAGCGTCGGTAGACGGTCTCGCCGTCGTCCGTGCGGATCGCGTCGACCTCGCCGGCCTCGGCGAGGGTCGCGAGCGTGCGATAGACGGTGGTGAGGCCGACGCTGTCACCCCGGGACCGGAGCAGGGCATGGATCTCCTGGGCGCTGCGGAAGTCGTTGATGCCCTCCAGGGCCTCCGCCACCGCCGCGCGTTGGCGAGTCGAGCGCAGCTTCGGCGCGGTGCTCACGCCACACACCTCCTCGGTGGAATCCCCCGTCCATTCTGGTTCACATTCGGGTCTCGTCCATGGTCCCCTCGGTGCTCGGGCCTCCTCGCGACCAGCGATCAATGCTCGTCGTAGTGGTCGCCATGCGGAGCGTGGCGATGCCCGTGGTGCACGTAGTCGACGTGGTCGCCGTGGACGACCGTGGGGTGACCGCAGCTGGGGCCGTGGTCGTGCAGGTGCTCTTCGGCCTCTCGATGAGGTTGACGCAGGGCCGCCGCCAGCCCTGACCCTACGACGGCGAGGAGAAAGACCGCGATCGCGGCGAGGACGATCGTCCCTCCGGACGGGAGATCGGCGTGGTACGACACGACCACCCCGCCGACGCTCACGGCGACTCCGATCGCCATCGCTGTGGTGGTCGTCCCAGTGAAGCCACGGCGCAGCCGCTGCGCGGCCGCGACCGGCACGATCATGAGGGCGCTGACAAGGAGTAGGCCGACCACCCGCATCGAGACCACGACGGTGGCGGCGACCATGACCGCGAGCGTGATGTTGAGGCCGAGGACGGGCAGGCCGCTGGCCCGGGCGTACTCCTCGTCGGCGCCGACGGTGAAGAAGACCCGGGACAGACCGAAGGTGACGAGGAGGACGACGGCCGCGAGGACCCCGAACGCGAGGAGGTCCGCCGTCGTGGTCGAGGTGATCGAACCGAACAGGTAGGCATCAAGGTTCGTGGGCGTGCTGCCGCTCGCCTGCGACACCAAGACGATGCCGCCCGCGATGCCGCCGTAGAAGAGCACCGCCAGCGCGACGTCGCTGCTCGTCCGCCCTCGCGTGCGCAGCAGCTCGATGAGGATCGCGCCGACGACCGCGCAGCCGAGCGCCGTCCAGATCGGGCTGGTCCTGGTGACCAGACCAACGCCAACACCCGTGAGAGCGACGTGCCCCATCCCGTCGCCGATGAGGGCGAGGCGGCGCTGGACGAGGTACACGCCCACCGCCGGGGCGGTGAGCCCGATGAGCAGGGCCGCGAGGAGGGCCCGCTGCATGAAGCCGTACTGCAGGAGTTCCATAGCGCTCACCGGCTTAGTCCGAA contains the following coding sequences:
- a CDS encoding isoprenyl transferase, whose protein sequence is MSTRKDGDRSTRPRREYVPPDPHPSGARPPDIPKELVPRHVALVMDGNGRWAKARGLPRTKGHERGESALLDTIKGAIEIGVQTLSAYAFSTENWRRSPEEVRFLMGFNRDVIHRRRDELDAMGVRVRWAGRRPRLWKSVIAELEEAERRTRHNDVITLQFCVNYGGRAEIADAARAIARDVAAGRLNPDRIDERTVQRYLYNPDLPDVDLFIRSSGEQRTSNFLLWQSAYAEMVFLDTLFPDFDRRDLWRAIEIYATRERRFGAA
- a CDS encoding Gfo/Idh/MocA family protein is translated as MTPSSDSLVNTNLPLRVLQVGAGGMGRTWLRTLLSHDRVELVGLADLDVARAKAALDETGAPDVPTARTLEELIDHVAADVVLDVTVPEAHHTVTMQALRRGLPVLGEKPLAASLAEALELVAASQAYGRLFMVSQSRRYDANLVAFRRLLRRLGRIGILTTQFFKAPRFGGFRDAMAHPLVLDMAIHSFDSARYLLGVDPVAVYCDEHNPAWSWYAGDAASTAIFEMADGSRYVYTGSWCSPGLETSWNAAWRASGEYGSAVWDGDSPPTLEVAEGADAGEETDDAEETVHPGIAGSLREFVHAVRTGSTPMGEAADNVLSLAMVHAAIESSRSRQRVVVADVLERAHAEALERATGEVRDVLASWTSLTPPG
- a CDS encoding LacI family DNA-binding transcriptional regulator, with protein sequence MTTIADVARRAGVSPSTVSYVLTNRRPISAATRRAVERAIEELDYRPHAGARALRGARTRILALSIPREAESYHEIGWRFVYHINAAARAHDHDVLLLTGDDSVRDLRRIAGSRLADGAVLMAVLTHDQRVDALDDLGFAGAVLGRPADPRGLPWCDYDFEGAAARAVRELVRAGHRSIIFVSSTDAEFRAGLNYAPRAVAGARATAREAGVRLAVMRSSPSRRTLARRLLALLASEPTPTAVVIHHAVPALPGILREHGYVIPRDVSLAVIGATPDLVDQVPLARSELPIADMTTTVVEFALARIEGETPTSRLIPARWIGGRSIAPPPS
- a CDS encoding GNAT family N-acetyltransferase, whose amino-acid sequence is MHENATRGTSDLVCRLETYYDTMPRTQADVEDHGPFTLFVSRMPWPLYARPRLGHTDSFDVLDVTAVRRRLEELRQPVRFEWTHEAAPSLVEVMTEAGLSVERYPLLVLDELVPAEPPPGVRVRFMEAEDDALAAAVAAVDIGFSPGEGDDLSRRDELARNLPPGRLALIREHIRAGHQRWAVAEDASGPVAGGSYQPCDGVAELMGIATIPSRRERGIGSAITAALSADALRHGVALVFLSAGSADAARIYERLGFRRVATACAAVLPSGPTASSGDGRQGSGDTR
- the leuA gene encoding 2-isopropylmalate synthase codes for the protein MPNRQRPSRMPIHRYTAFPTVDLPDRTWPNKKITKAPRWLSTDLRDGNQALIDPMSPARKRRMFDLLVRMGYKEIEVGFPSASQADYDFVRQIIEEDVIPEDVTISVLTQAREELIERTVESLVGAQRATIHLYNATAPLFRRVVFGVDREECKQIAVRGTEWVMKYAEQRLEGTDVGYEYSPEIFIDTELDFALEVCEAVMDVWEPGPDREIILNLPSTIERSTPNVYADQIEWMSRNLSRREYICLSVHPHNDRGTAVASAELAIMAGADRVEGCLFGNGERTGNVCLVTLGMNLFSQGIDPQIDFSDIDEIRRTVEYCNQLPVHPRHPYAGDLVYTAFSGSHQDAIKKGFEALEREAAEAGVPVDQYRWNVPYLPIDPKDVGRTYEAVIRVNSQSGKGGVAYVMKTEHHLDLPRRLQIEFSRVVQAHTDAEGGEVPAAEIWRLFEREYLAAGALALDSVRTSETQGDHDALTVTIEIDGARRTLSGTGNGPIAAFVDALRQVGIDVRVLDYSEHALGAGGDATAAAYVECGFGSTVRWGVGMDSNIVSASLKAVVSAINRAHRAGVLDLPTL
- a CDS encoding CPBP family intramembrane glutamic endopeptidase, translating into MLGFVLLTLGVSWGLTSLGVHPVTATLIGTPVGWLSLAGWPLVASRRRGNGPRSDFALRFRVADVGYGLLGALVAFAASAVYVLVYLQVTGRIPTSAVGLAAGHATADWQVLGLAGLALAAAFVEELHFRGMWWSALRRRGLGPWATLLITSALFMLLHLEPQRAPLLFAAGLTVGYVRMVTHRLGPAIATHLVINGVAALALLGLLESTG
- a CDS encoding Fe-S cluster assembly protein HesB, with the translated sequence MLALTSNAALVIQSLTNSPDLPGSAGLRITALPEDQQSLSLAVAPEPAAGDTVVEEQGARVFLEPSASSMLDQMVLDAEVDAQGSVQFFLGTQSGGPSPSDDGAPA
- a CDS encoding ABC transporter substrate-binding protein, which codes for MLAAQVKDGKLPPVEERLPVNPYVVPHRWLTPGTYGGHLRLVCGATNDYSIKEYMYGHSPLRWLNEGLDLGPGLVESWEANDDASEWTLHFRKGLKWSDGHPWSTEDILFWWEDMVLNEEFGEGIPDEARSSKGTVVSLSAPDETTLVLSYDAPSPMVAEMIANWVNRGVGASWMEPKHYLAQFHPRYNPSIRGDWTANFDRMRNPILNPEVPTMTGWRLVSYEEGSYSRFERNPYYWVVDRDGNQLPYIDSLTFRVVDNVETRKLQIQNGQFDFVHGAFAGITLADVSGLRATQSRHQMDIILWDSGSGTGSVFFFSQDYEDPAMRELIRMPKFRQALSLAYDRAEVRRSIYFDTGDLTTGGYGPKTREFNRGDGRRMYEQWRKSWLDYDPDRARAMLDEIGCVDRDGDGFREKPDGSRLVVRLDYPADLDPSGEHMRKNQVLKKSWEAVGIKTELNPVAPTAFADLWAQGKLMSTTAWEVSTMSVAADLLWMMPMEPTRWAPLQGQYYALRGTPHEHRQKDVDPYKRTPPRMEPDPDGPVDRLWKLAERVRVEADPVVRDKLVWDMVKIHIEEGPFFLGAVANYPQVELVKQGLRNVPTREETALGGFVNDWHYPMPAAYDPEAWYWDDPDSHTE